The Scyliorhinus canicula chromosome 13, sScyCan1.1, whole genome shotgun sequence genome contains a region encoding:
- the LOC119975605 gene encoding maestro heat-like repeat-containing protein family member 1 yields the protein MASSKMESLLNSMMEVPLDEHNMIRGTVSESLKELGQVDVEGVLMFCRKYIIHHKRLPLEQRTALLKAMAQLVKDNIDDLGRVAAKKLITLASIEMTKSKDVSDEHQEVASRLLLNVGHWFTKEAYDELLSMFQPRMNPFFFVVLALANLCKEHVHFMVPLLKPVLHTMLSMLPAVTEEKTKWVFCFALGIFSESILAYLFDIEEAPDPTVKKNLFFQEFSEAYDILFGVWLPLNELNVSTAVIETLGQITHLIPFDKLENELPRLIPVILSMYQETASDFCVTQGLYGVLHTAVERNSEELVLQIDSLLVNLHNQICIAVEQPTNQYSQKQQKEILCCFKLLTPSFTYQIVEFLLRKLESTNNQIRLGTLTVLDHLINMVPLYMASQKNQILAGMKLLVLATDNRVKGKLGQIIYTTARHNYLHLEGGKEMVEFIIRQCSLPVVDDKEASEGPHNVTTDVVTDRDLRRLSQDLMKLLTTLPIDNVLWPLLFEFIIPVRYTNALATVCSCLVSLAMKKLEVGSTESFLNYKDNPNIPGPHALLTRLLTMSSSLHQGKDRCAPGLILLQVMAADIHLAAPQVWEKEFPTLLDYLQENAGKTLLQSQWEEKLANVLFQTLELVENEDWLSQLGKELINHLHSHYNFPQEKGFVYKCLGMVLRLSQNEEMIKRNLQEMLQTVRHNEPLEKEGIAIGVGYCAVTHLVMVLNLLKEFAKLNIFKKTASYFQIIKDQEDIEIIKVKSTLIACYGHIISCSPKDLTPSRMDTEIVENVLNHYNIKILGMKIEVRDLTLKLSLIQAVTQLARASQSDETSSSGFSRKAELLAYMQELIKAEPTGALLTTVRKSAIDACTSLLKLQPQFSESQPLIQTCLGSVFNLPHLEADKASEHPNMSMAERQALFNATMESLLNFLKQLLLSDLSPAGLQFLFTNMEIWIQSRKDYTREMAIETTLQLLVFYLEQANIKDKVPSHNLAVLIGYMVLRCTDPSRVVRETAIECLYVLLYIQLRFEGMPEDLKDTEVEHLKAIKEGLVQGNCQSSFQVSTDIGKVLSKCMPQDQLLSLLFTLFLGFGDDKSNSSYAASIVTNVLIGKCGASLSDVPVIIKALHKEVQSITQGHIIQIVVRSISNLASQHVPLVLPCLLWYPVPFDDYISEVWGSLLQTSSVAMLSIKYLLDNLKLLYESSKESLFNSGASAEPHQPQAVICALHQMICNRGSKAMIEMLYPQIFSTVLIHLSSSVQARVPRDFFRVQADRKSSGLSLKPCNAAACHYSVEILQALLREGQGDTGEMASKGGWELIKQPETHHEGIVLLASTMAVSSTPHLIEIVEQLTPVLANIHESQRITAAAYFGEFLNHTVTSELLLTDTLVGGLLRCLMDDSLVVQWLAVKGLGNAGTGASQRVEKYIAKLLPAMVSVMEQNAKVSSLLTVEAMSSVSKILDSLQPDYADGILTDMARAMEPHFGNRQDKVRAAAFTVLGKLLRFGNMKQSSAYMEHVYSSLTCLLFHLNDKSDEVRAVCRLVLTLIGPLLPSERMCKHFQELGSEEGDLDYENYLSETSRRMAEDWPDRTIFYIRSCAPFFSSVQTELRENAVTFASFLMQHAPAGYTKSPAANQMCKELINLLSDHVPSVRIKTLAAIQRLYMY from the coding sequence ATGGCGAGTAGCAAAATGGAATCTTTGCTGAATTCAATGATGGAGGTGCCTTTGGATGAACATAACATGATTAGGGGGACAGTTTCGGAGTCCCTGAAGGAACTTGGACAGGTGGACGTAGAAGGGGTCCTAATGTTCTGCCGCAAGTACATCATCCATCACAAGCGGCTGCCGCTGGAACAGCGCACCGCGTTGTTAAAGGCGATGGCACAGCTGGTTAAGGACAACATTGATGATTTGGGCCGCGTGGCAGCAAAAAAGCTCATCACGTTGGCTTCCATTGAAATGACCAAATCAAAGGATGTGTCCGACGAGCACCAGGAGGTTGCAAGTCGGCTCCTGCTGAACGTGGGCCATTGGTTTACCAAGGAGGCCTATGATGAGCTGCTGTCAATGTTTCAGCCGAGGATGAATCCCTTTTTCTTTGTGGTGTTGGCTCTCGCCAACCTCTGCAAAGAACACGTGCATTTCATGGTGCCCTTGCTGAAGCCTGTCCTCCATACTATGCTCTCTATGCTTCCTGCAGTAACAGAAGAGAAAACTAAGTGGGTGTTCTGCTTTGCTTTGGGGATTTTTAGTGAAAGCATCCTTGCCTACCTGTTCGACATAGAGGAGGCCCCGGACCCCACGGTGAAGAAGAATTTATTTTTCCAAGAGTTTTCTGAGGCTTATGACATCCTGTTTGGTGTGTGGCTGCCCTTGAACGAGCTCAACGTGAGCACAGCGGTGATCGAAACACTCGGCCAGATAACCCACCTGATACCCTTTGACAAGCTGGAGAATGAATTACCCAGGCTAATTCCAGTAATCTTGTCCATGTACCAGGAAACCGCGAGCGATTTTTGCGTCACCCAGGGTCTGTATGGTGTACTGCACACTGCTGTGGAGAGGAACAGCGAGGAGCTGGTGCTGCAAATCGACAGCCTGCTTGTCAATTTGCACAATCAGATTTGCATTGCGGTGGAGCAGCCCACTAACCAGTACTCTCAGAAGCAGCAGAAGGAAATCCTTTGCTGCTTCAAGCTCCTGACACCCTCCTTTACTTATCAGATTGTAGAGTTTCTTCTGCGGAAGCTAGAAAGCACCAACAACCAAATTCGACTAGGGACGCTGACGGTGCTGGATCACCTCATCAACATGGTCCCACTTTACATGGCCAGTCAGAAGAATCAGATTCTAGCTGGCATGAAGCTACTGGTTTTAGCCACTGATAACCGAGTGAAGGGGAAACTTGGCCAGATAATATATACCACAGCACGTCACAACTACCTCCATTTGGAGGGAGGAAAGGAAATGGTGGAGTTTATCATTCGGCAATGCTCTCTCCCTGTTGTGGACGATAAGGAGGCCTCTGAGGGGCCTCACAACGTCACGACAGATGTGGTCACCGACCGCGATTTGAGGAGGTTGAGCCAAGACCTGATGAAACTGTTGACCACGTTACCGATCGACAACGTTCTCTGGCCACTTCTCTTTGAGTTTATTATTCCAGTGCGGTACACAAACGCTTTAGCTACGGTTTGCAGTTGCTTGGTGTCCCTTGCAATGAAGAAGCTGGAAGTGGGGTCAACGGAAAGCTTTCTCAATTACAAGGACAACCCAAACATTCCCGGGCCTCATGCGCTGCTGACGAGGCTGCTGACTATGTCGTCGTCTCTGCACCAGGGGAAGGACCGGTGCGCCCCTGGCCTGATTTTATTGCAGGTTATGGCCGCGGATATCCACCTGGCAGCACCGCAAGTCTGGGAAAAGGAGTTTCCCACTCTCCTCGATTATTTGCAGGAGAACGCCGGAAAAACCTTGCTCCAGAGCCAGTGGGAAGAAAAACTGGCGAATGTTTTGTTCCAGACACTGGAGTTGGTCGAGAACGAGGATTGGCTCagccagcttggtaaagaactgATTAACCACCTTCACAGCCACTATAATTTCCCACAGGAAAAGGGGTTCGTCTACAAATGTTTGGGTATGGTGCTGCGACTTAGCCAGAATGAAGAGATGATAAAGAGAAATCTGCAGGAGATGTTACAGACTGTCCGGCACAACGAGCCATTGGAGAAAGAGGGTATAGCCATTGGGGTTGGCTACTGTGCTGTAACACATTTGGTCATGGTACTGAATCTGCTGAAGGAATTTGCAAAGTTAAACATTTTTAAGAAGACGGCAAGTTACTTTCAGATTATTAAGGATCAGGAGGACATTGAAATAATAAAAGTGAAAAGTACACTCATCGCGTGCTATGGGCACATCATATCATGCTCTCCAAAGGACCTCACTCCATCTAGAATGGACACTGAAATTGTCGAGAATGTCCTCAACCATTACAATATCAAGATTTTGGGAATGAAGATTGAGGTGAGGGACTTGACACTAAAGTTAAGCCTGATCCAGGCGGTGACTCAGTTAGCCAGAGCCAGCCAATCTGATGAAACGTCTAGCTCCGGCTTCAGCAGGAAGGCTGAGTTGTTGGCCTACATGCAGGAGCTCATCAAGGCTGAGCCAACAGGGGCACTCTTGACCACTGTGCGAAAGTCCGCCATCGACGCTTGTACTTCCCTCTTAAAGCTCCAGCCCCAATTCAGTGAGAGCCAGCCATTGATTCAAACGTGCCTGGGCAGCGTTTTCAACTTGCCACACTTGGAGGCAGACAAAGCCAGCGAGCACCCAAACATGAGCATGGCGGAGAGGCAGGCACTGTTCAATGCCACAATGGAGTCGCTGCTGAATTTCCTAAAGCAGCTGCTGCTCTCCGACCTGTCACCGGCTGGACTCCAATTCCTGTTTACAAACATGGAAATCTGGATTCAATCCAGGAAAGACTATACGCGGGAAATGGCGATTGAGACCACTCTACAGCTCCTGGTGTTTTACCTGGAACAAGCCAACATCAAAGATAAGGTTCCGTCGCATAACCTGGCAGTCCTTATCGGCTACATGGTGCTTCGATGCACCGATCCGTCGCGTGTTGTGAGGGAAACCGCCATCGAATGCCTCTACGTTCTGCTTTACATTCAGCTGCGTTTCGAGGGGATGCCTGAGGATCTGAAAGACACTGAGGTGGAGCACCTGAAAGCCATCAAAGAAGGGTTAGTCCAAGGAAACTGCCAATCATCTTTTCAAGTCAGCACCGATATTGGCAAAGTCCTTTCGAAATGCATGCCCCAGGACCAGCTGTTAAGTTTACTCTTCACGTTGTTCCTGGGTTTTGGCGACGATAAATCCAACAGCTCTTACGCGGCCTCGATTGTCACGAATGTCCTCATTGGAAAATGTGGAGCCAGCCTCAGTGATGTCCCAGTGATTATCAAAGCCCTTCACAAAGAGGTGCAGTCAATTACCCAGGGGCACATAATACAGATAGTGGTGCGTTCAATTTCCAACCTGGCCTCCCAGCATGTGCCCCTTGTACTGCCCTGTCTCCTGTGGTACCCCGTCCCGTTTGACGACTACATCAGTGAGGTGTGGGGATCACTGCTCCAAACCAGCTCAGTTGCCATGCTCTCAATTAAGTACTTGCTGGACAATTTGAAGCTATTGTATGAGAGCAGCAAAGAGTCCCTTTTCAACTCTGGGGCCagtgcagaacctcatcaacctCAGGCCGTAATCTGTGCTCTGCACCAGATGATATGTAACCGGGGCTCAAAAGCTATGATTGAGATGCTCTACCCTCAGATATTCAGCACTGTCCTGATCCACCTCAGTTCGAGCGTCCAGGCCCGAGTGCCCCGGGACTTTTTTCGAGTGCAGGCCGACAGGAAGTCCTCTGGCCTGTCTCTGAAGCCGTGTAATGCCGCCGCCTGCCATTACTCTGTTGAGATACTTCAAGCGCTCctgagagaggggcagggggaTACTGGAGAGATGGCCAGTAAAGGGGGCTGGGAGCTGATCAAACAGCCCGAGACGCACCACGAGGGGATTGTGCTGCTggcgagcaccatggccgtgagTTCCACCCCCCACCTCATCGAAATCGTTGAGCAACTGACGCCTGTCCTTGCCAACATCCACGAGAGTCAGAGGATCACGGCGGCAGCCTACTTTGGGGAGTTCCTCAACCACACAGTGACGTCGGAGCTGCTGCTGACAGACACGCTCGTGGGCGGCCTGCTGCGCTGTTTAATGGATGATTCTCTTGTGGTCCAGTGGCTGGCTGTCAAGGGCCTGGGCAATGCTGGCACCGGAGCTTCTCAGAGGGTGGAAAAGTATATTGCCAAGCTGCTGCCCGCAATGGTGTCTGTCATGGAGCAGAATGCCAAAGTCAGCAGCCTGCTGACAGTCGAGGCTATGTCCAGCGTCTCCAAGATCTTGGATAGCCTGCAGCCGGATTATGCAGATGGCATCCTGACCGACATGGCAAGAGCGATGGAGCCGCACTTTGGAAATCGGCAGGACAAGGTGCGAGCCGCCGCGTTCACTGTGCTGGGGAAGCTGCTCCGGTTTGGAAACATGAAGCAGAGCTCGGCGTACATGGAGCACGTGTACTCCTCCTTGACCTGCTTGCTGTTCCACCTCAATGACAAGAGCGATGAGGTGAGGGCGGTCTGCAGGCTCGTGCTGACCCTGATAGGCCCGCTGCTGCCTTCGGAGAGGATGTGCAAGCACTTCCAAGAGCTGGGGTCAGAGGAGGGTGACCTGGATTACGAGAATTACCTGAGCGAGACCTCCCGGCGCATGGCCGAAGATTGGCCGGACAGAACCATCTTCTACATCAGGAGCTGCGCTCCCTTCTTCAGCAGCGTCCAGACAGAGCTGCGGGAGAACGCGGTCACATTCGCCAGCTTCCTCATGCAGCACGCTCCAGCAGGTTACACCAAATCCCCCGCCGCCAATCAGATGTGCAAGGAGCTGATTAACCTACTGTCAGATCATGTGCCCAGCGTCCGCATTAAAACATTGGCTGCAATCCAGCGCCTCTACATGTACTGA